One window of the Vigna radiata var. radiata cultivar VC1973A chromosome 1, Vradiata_ver6, whole genome shotgun sequence genome contains the following:
- the LOC106770480 gene encoding protein REVEILLE 7: MEMQDQIENTRSTISGSASNYHSNAGKQSENVAHIPSVGNGHAPKARKPYTITKQREKWTEEEHQKFLEALKLYGRGWRQIEEHIGTKTAVQIRSHAQKFFSKVVRESEGSAESSIQPINIPPPRPKRKPLHPYPRKSVDAFRGHAMPNETETSQSTNLLVAEKDTPSPTSVLSTVGSEAFGSAFSEQNNRCLSPNSCTTDIHSVSLSPVEKENDCMTSKASEEEEKGSPASVPLSIVSDPNMCMKPEFSSKETEYVIDDSANMPQTTSIKLFGRTVSMVDNQKPQNIDDNVKAITVKSDEVDDVGNEKPGQSTEQVDTQLSLGLVGGNWSITITPDSDGADRSEEPPKENVCLGECVPDASFPQWSLYQGLPAFCVSPCNKILNPMPLRPSLKVRAREEESCCTGSNTESVCDMENQGKNSDAVDSKCEKYEGEGAAPQKPARGFVPYKRCLAERDGNSLIATLEERDGQRARVCS; encoded by the exons ATGGAGATGCAG GACCAAATAGAAAACACAAGATCAACCATATCAGGCTCAGCTAGTAACTACCATTCAAATGCTGGAAAACAATCTGAAAATGTTGCTCATATACCTTCTGTCGGAAACGGCCATGCTCCCAAG GCGAGGAAACCATATACCATTACTAAACAAAGGGAGAAGTGGACAGAGGAAGAGcatcaaaagtttcttgaagcTTTGAAATTGTATGGTCGAGGGTGGCGCCAAATTGAAG AGCATATAGGTACCAAAACAGCTGTTCAGATTCGAAGCCATGCTCAGAAGTTTTTCTCTAag GTTGTTAGGGAATCTGAGGGAAGTGCTGAGAGTTCTATACAGCCAATTAACATACCTCCTCCTCGGCCTAAGAGAAAACCCCTCCACCCATATCCTCGAAAATCAGTTGATGCTTTCAGAGGACATGCCATGCCAAATGAAACTGAAACATCTCAATCCACAAACCTGTTGGTTGCGGAGAAAGACACCCCATCTCCGACCTCTGTGCTATCTACGGTTGGTTCGGAAGCGTTCGGGTCTGCATTTTCAGAGCAGAATAACAGATGCCTTTCGCCAAACTCTTGCACAACTGATATTCACTCCGTCAGCTTGTCACCtgttgaaaaggaaaatgattgtATGACATCCAAAGCATctgaggaggaagaaaaaggatctCCAGCTTCAGTTCCTTTATCCATTGTTTCTGACCCAAACATGTGCATG AAGCCGGAATTTAGTTCCAAGGAAACTGAATATGTTATAGATGATTCGGCCAATATGCCACAAACCACTAGTATTAAGCTTTTTGGAAGAACAGTCTCTATGGTAGACAATCAGAAGCCGCAGAACATAGATGACAATGTTAAGGCAATAACTGTTAAGTCTGATGAAGTGGATGATGTTGGGAATGAGAAGCCTGGCCAATCAACCGAGCAAGTAGATACACAATTATCACTAGGCTTGGTTGGTGGCAACTGGTCCATAACCATAACACCTGATTCTGACGGAGCTGATCGCAGCGAAGAGCCACCGAAGGAGAACGTGTGCCTCGGTGAATGTGTACCTGATGCATCTTTTCCACAGTGGAGTTTGTACCAAGGCCTCCCAGCTTTCTGTGTCAGCCCATGCAATAAGATCCTAAATCCCATGCCTCTTAGGCCCTCTTTGAAAGTAAGAGCAAGAGAGGAGGAAAGTTGTTGTACTGGTtccaacacagaatcagttTGTGACATGGAAAACCAAGGCAAGAACTCAGATGCTGTTGATTCTAAGTGTGAAAAATATGAAGGGGAAGGAGCTGCACCCCAGAAGCCTGCAAGAGGGTTTGTTCCATATAAAAGATGTTTGGCCGAAAGAGATGGAAATTCTTTAATCGCGACCTTGGAAGAGAGGGACGGGCAACGAGCTCGTGTGTGCTCATAG